One window from the genome of Salvelinus sp. IW2-2015 linkage group LG30, ASM291031v2, whole genome shotgun sequence encodes:
- the LOC111955009 gene encoding death-associated protein kinase 2, with product MAVFNMLENVEDLYEIGEVLGSGHFGQVREVRERATGALWAGKFLKIRKCASSRLGMERKNVEREVEVLQALQHPNIMALKDVFESRAEVVLVLELISGGELFDFIAEKENLTESDAIDFMKQILLGVGFMHNKQIGHFDLKPENIMLSDKMAPNPNIKIIDFGLAHCFQSGEEYRCMSGTPQYISSEVINYEPLSTAVDMWSIGVITYILLSGMSPFQGDTDEETLRNIIALNYKFDDHYFSMTSAMAKDFIQKLFVKDQNERMTAEECLHHPWIKPLTRKQVANRNRSSINMKTFKKFNAKRKWKMSYNMVWMCNRLHRLKLLCKTSALVGEELRQCESDQEDTETKPASLIRRRLSNSS from the exons aTGGCCGTCTTTAATATGCTTGAGAATGTGGAAGACCTCTATGAGATCGGAGAAGTACTTGGGAG TGGCCACTTTGGGCAGGTGAGGGAGGTGCGCGAGCGAGCCACGGGGGCTCTCTGGGCTGGGAAGTTCCTGAAGATCAGGAAGTGTGCTAGCAGCCGGCTGGGCATGGAGAGGAAGAATGTAGAACGGGAGGTTGAGGTCCTGCAGGCCCTACAGCATCCCAACATCATGGCCCTGAAGGATGTGTTTGAGAGCCGGGCCGAGGTGGTGCTGGTGCTGGAGCT TATTAGTGGAGGAGAACTGTTTGACTTCATTGCTGAGAAGGAGAACCTGACAGAGAGCGACGCCATCGACTTCATGAAGCAGATACTACTGGGCGTGGGCTTTATGCACAACAAACAAATAGGCCATTTTGACCTAAAG CCGGAAAACATCATGCTGTCGGACAAGATGGCACCAAACCCCAACATTAAGATCATTGACTTTGGGCTGGCCCACTGCTTCCAGTCGGGGGAGGAGTACAGGTGCATGAGTGGCACCCCCCAGTACATTT ctTCTGAAGTGATCAACTACGAACCTCTGAGCACAGCTGTGGacatgtg GAGCATCGGAGTGATCACCTACATACT ACTGAGTGGTATGTCCCCGTTCCAAGGGGACACGGACGAGGAGACACTGAGGAACATCATAGCCCTGAACTACAAGTTTGACGACCACTACTTCAGCATGACCAGCGCCATGGCCAAAGACTTCATCCAGAAGCTCTTTGTGAAAGATCAGAA TGAGAGAATGACTGCTGAGGAGTGTCTACACCACCCATGGATCAAG CCTCTGACACGGAAACAGGTGGCCAACAGGAATCGCTCCTCCATCAACATGAAGACCTTTAAGAAGTTCAATGCCAAGAGGAAATGGAAG atGTCATATAACATGGTATGGATGTGTAACAGGCTGCATCGACTGAAGCTGCTTTGTAAGACTAGTGCACTGGTGGGCGAGGAACTG AGACAGTGTGAGAGTGACCAGGAGGACACAGAGACCAAGCCAGCCTCACTCATTCGCCGGCGTCTCAGCAACAGTTCATAG